From one Malus sylvestris chromosome 1, drMalSylv7.2, whole genome shotgun sequence genomic stretch:
- the LOC126622496 gene encoding bifunctional 3-dehydroquinate dehydratase/shikimate dehydrogenase, chloroplastic-like isoform X3 — MDSPQNVLLASEGRVGVEDVRRSSTLICAPIMAESVDKMVVDMGNAKALGADLVEIRLDHLKSFNCSEDLKILIKESPLPMLITYRPKWEGGQYDGDEKYRLDALRLAMELGADYIDVELQVAHEFIDSIYGKKPEKFKVIVSSHNYQETPSVEALGNLVARIQATGADIVKIATSAMDITDVARMFHITVHSQVSSVPTIGLVMGERGLISRILCAKFGGYLTFGTLDSGIVSAPGQPTMKDILHLYNFRQIGTDTKVFGIIGKPVSHSKSPILYNEAFKSVGFNGVYVHLLIDDIVNFLHTYSSVDFAGFSVTIPHKEAALKCCDEVDPVAKAIGAINCIIRRPTDGKLFGFNTDYVGAISAIEDGLKGSHNNGSLTVSPLAGRLFVVIGAGGAGKALAYGAKQKGARIAIANRTYGAKLEITFMGAQ, encoded by the exons ATGGATTCTCCCCAAAACGTTTTG CTTGCTTCTGAGGGTCGCGTGGGAGTTGAAGACGTGAGGAGGAGTTCGACCCTAATTTGTGCTCCGATAATGGCGGAGTCCGTTGATAAGATGGTGGTTGATATGGGCAATGCCAAAGCCCTTGGTGCTGACCTTGTGGAGATTAGATTGGATCATTTAAAAAGCTTCAATTGCAGTGAAGATCTCAAGATCCTTATTAAAGAATCCCCTTTGCCGATGCTTATCACATACAG ACCAAAGTGGGAAGGTGGTCAGTATGATGGTGATGAAAAATATCGACTGGATGCACTTCGATTAGCAATGGAGCTTGGAGCTGATTACATTGATGTTGAGCTTCAG GTTGCTCATGAATTCATTGATTCCATATATGGGAAGAAGCCTGAAAAGTTTAAAGTTATTGTCTCTTCTCACAACTATCAAGAAACTCCATCAGTTGAGGCTCTTGGAAATCTTGTTGCAAGAATACAAGCCACTGGAGCTGACATAGTTAAGATTGCAACCAGTGCTATGGATATCACTGATGTAGCACGCATGTTTCACATAACAGTACATTCTCAAGTAAGCAGT GTCCCGACAATAGGACTTGTAATGGGTGAGAGGGGGTTGATTTCACGGATCCTTTGCGCAAAATTTGGTGGTTATCTTACTTTTGGTACGCTTGACTCAGGAATAGTTTCAGCTCCTGGTCAACCAACTATGAAGGATATATTACATCTATACAATTTCAGGCAGATAGGGACTGACACAAAAGTGTTTGGCATTATTGGGAAGCCTGTCAGCCACAGCAAATCACCTATATTGTACAATGAAGCATTCAAGTCAGTAGGTTTCAATGGAGTTTATGTACATTTGTTGATAGATGACATTGTAAATTTTCTCCATACTTACTCTTCAGTGGATTTTGCTGGTTTCAG TGTTACAATTCCGCACAAGGAAGCTGCACTTAAGTGTTGTGATGAAGTTGATCCAGTTGCAAAG GCCATAGGAGCTATTAATTGCATTATACGGAGACCAACTGATGGGAAGTTATTTGGGTTCAATACGGACTATGTAGGGGCAATCTCAGCTATTGAAGACGGACTGAAAG GTTCACATAATAATGGCAGTTTAACCGTTTCACCTTTAGCTGGTAGGCTGTTTGTTGTTATTGGGGCTGGAGGTGCTGGAAAGGCACTTGCTTATGGTGCAAAACAGAAGGGCGCAAGGATTGCAATTGCCAATCGCACTTATG GGGCGAAGCTAGAAATAACGTTCATGGGGGCACAATGA